A stretch of Streptococcus sp. oral taxon 061 DNA encodes these proteins:
- a CDS encoding Y-family DNA polymerase, protein MGYFDYSREPKSDIAFVDMKSFYASVECVERGLHPLKTSLCVMSRADNSVGLILASSPMFKKVFGKANVGRAYDLPFDIQTRKFSYYNAKKQGLRADPAYVKFIEDWARVTVIVPPRMDKYIAVNMEIQRIFQNYASPDDIYPYSIDEGFIDLTSSLNYFVPDQQISRKDKLDMLSARIQRDIWRQTGIYSTVGMSNANPLLAKLALDNEAKHTPTMRANWSYQDVEDKVWSIPKMTDFWGIGHRMEKRLNGLGIHSIKELANSNPDVLKKELGQAGLRLWFHANGIDESNVHNPYKPKSHGLGNSQILPRDYVKRRDIEIILREMAEQVAIRLRRASKKATVVSIHLGFSKQEQKRSIHTQMKVEPTNNTSILVGHVLELFHSKYTSGAVRSVAVSYSGFVDESFALISLFDDVDKVEKEERLQTAIDSIREQFGFTSLLKATALEDASRSIARSKLIGGHSAGGLDGLK, encoded by the coding sequence ATGGGCTACTTTGATTATTCCAGAGAGCCCAAAAGTGATATTGCCTTTGTTGATATGAAGTCCTTTTATGCCAGTGTTGAGTGTGTGGAAAGAGGACTCCATCCCCTCAAAACCTCCCTTTGTGTCATGAGTCGAGCGGATAATTCTGTTGGGCTTATTCTTGCCTCCTCACCTATGTTCAAAAAGGTCTTTGGGAAAGCAAATGTCGGTCGTGCCTATGACCTGCCCTTTGATATCCAGACGCGTAAATTTTCCTACTACAATGCCAAAAAACAAGGCTTGCGGGCAGATCCAGCCTATGTGAAATTTATCGAGGATTGGGCTCGAGTGACAGTCATTGTCCCTCCTCGGATGGATAAGTATATCGCGGTCAATATGGAAATTCAGCGCATTTTCCAGAATTATGCCAGTCCAGATGATATCTATCCCTACTCTATTGACGAAGGTTTTATCGATTTGACTAGTTCGCTCAATTATTTTGTCCCAGACCAGCAGATTTCTCGCAAAGATAAGTTGGATATGCTTTCGGCTCGTATTCAGAGGGATATCTGGCGGCAGACAGGGATTTACTCGACGGTCGGCATGTCGAATGCCAATCCTCTGCTTGCTAAGTTGGCCTTGGATAATGAAGCCAAGCACACACCGACCATGCGAGCCAATTGGTCCTATCAAGATGTGGAAGATAAGGTCTGGTCTATTCCTAAAATGACTGACTTTTGGGGGATTGGGCATCGGATGGAGAAGCGCTTGAATGGTTTAGGGATTCATTCGATTAAGGAGTTAGCCAATAGCAATCCTGATGTCCTGAAGAAGGAACTTGGTCAAGCTGGACTTCGCTTGTGGTTTCATGCTAATGGGATAGATGAGAGTAATGTTCATAACCCCTATAAGCCAAAATCTCATGGCTTGGGCAATTCGCAAATTTTACCGAGAGACTATGTCAAACGGCGAGATATTGAAATTATCCTTCGAGAGATGGCTGAGCAGGTGGCTATCAGGCTTCGAAGAGCTAGTAAAAAGGCGACAGTGGTATCTATTCATCTTGGTTTTTCTAAGCAGGAACAAAAACGCTCCATCCATACTCAGATGAAGGTTGAACCAACCAATAACACCAGTATTTTGGTTGGTCATGTCCTGGAATTATTTCACAGCAAATATACTTCTGGGGCCGTTAGGAGTGTTGCCGTTAGTTATTCAGGATTTGTGGATGAATCCTTTGCGTTGATTTCCCTTTTTGATGATGTTGATAAAGTAGAAAAAGAAGAAAGGCTCCAGACAGCCATTGATTCCATTCGAGAACAATTCGGCTTTACTTCCCTTTTGAAGGCGACTGCCTTAGAGGATGCGTCGAGAAGTATTGCCAGAAGTAAGCTCATCGGAGGACATTCTGCTGGAGGATTAGATGGACTCAAATGA
- a CDS encoding heavy metal translocating P-type ATPase, whose product MSFKVLHRGYQHIRLSSSFSLTLDIQDYLRSLAKDEKGIDSIQFYMDQQHFTLRMKEGFSVLENAEAFLKKIDKGKVSDLMTLPIRREESAYSIVSGAAIKRLLFRSFVPYPIRYIWTCYQALGYVKEAYQTLARKELTMEVLDCSAILLSLFMNQSKTASNIMFMLDLGNHLDQWSLKKTATDLEQSLLAKESDVFLVRGDMVISIKSSDVQVGDVLVVSQGNEILFDGQVVSGLGMVNESSLTGESFPVEKKEGDSVCANTVLETGELRIRVTDNQINSRILQLINLMKKSEESKKTKQRHFIRMADKVVKYNFLGAGLTYLLTGSFSKAISFLLVDFSCALKISTPVAYLTAIKEGLNREMVIKDGDVLEKYLEVDTFLFDKTGTITTSYPLVEKVLPFGDYTEKDILRISACLEEHIYHPIANAIVKQAEIEGIEHEEMHGKLQYVASKGIKSQIDGQSVVIGNYVLMQDEQVRISSEQLALIEQYKTHYNLLFLAYKKELIGMFCIHTPLRSEAKVALKKLKRQGKKLILATGDTLARTEELVKDLPFDNVYTDLKPDGKFQLVQELQKAGRTILMVGDGLNDSAALTLADIGVVMNESADISKQMSDILLLDNRLDFFEELNSLSESLQKLIQRNIQETVVINGSLIGFGLLNWLSPSNLSILHNLTTLRIVLRSLSIKSR is encoded by the coding sequence ATGTCTTTTAAAGTGCTACACAGAGGATATCAACATATCCGATTATCGTCCTCGTTTTCACTGACCTTGGATATTCAAGATTATCTTCGTTCCTTGGCTAAAGATGAAAAAGGGATCGACTCTATTCAGTTTTATATGGATCAGCAGCACTTTACTCTACGTATGAAAGAAGGCTTCTCTGTATTAGAAAATGCAGAGGCCTTTTTAAAAAAAATTGACAAGGGGAAAGTTTCGGACTTGATGACTCTTCCCATTCGTAGAGAAGAGAGTGCTTATTCAATTGTATCGGGTGCAGCGATTAAGCGTTTGCTGTTTCGAAGTTTTGTACCCTACCCTATTCGTTATATTTGGACTTGTTATCAGGCTTTGGGTTATGTCAAAGAAGCCTATCAAACTTTAGCGCGCAAGGAACTAACCATGGAGGTCTTGGACTGTTCGGCCATTTTGTTGTCCTTGTTTATGAACCAATCCAAGACAGCTAGCAACATCATGTTTATGCTTGATTTGGGTAATCATCTAGATCAGTGGTCTTTAAAAAAAACAGCAACAGATTTGGAACAAAGCCTTCTTGCTAAAGAAAGTGATGTTTTCTTAGTGCGGGGAGACATGGTCATCAGCATCAAGAGTTCTGATGTTCAAGTAGGTGATGTATTAGTTGTCTCCCAAGGGAATGAAATCTTGTTTGACGGCCAAGTGGTTTCAGGATTAGGCATGGTCAATGAGAGTTCCTTGACTGGAGAGAGCTTCCCTGTTGAAAAGAAAGAGGGAGATTCTGTATGTGCGAATACTGTTTTGGAAACAGGAGAGTTAAGAATTCGTGTGACTGATAATCAGATAAACAGTCGTATTTTGCAACTCATCAATCTGATGAAAAAATCTGAAGAGAGTAAGAAGACAAAACAACGTCATTTTATTAGGATGGCAGACAAGGTTGTAAAATATAACTTCTTAGGTGCTGGTTTGACTTATCTGTTAACAGGTTCGTTTTCAAAAGCCATTTCCTTTTTATTGGTGGATTTTTCATGTGCTCTAAAAATATCCACACCTGTAGCCTACCTTACGGCCATAAAGGAAGGTCTAAATCGAGAAATGGTTATTAAAGATGGTGATGTATTAGAAAAATATCTGGAAGTGGATACTTTCTTGTTTGATAAAACGGGTACCATCACGACGAGTTATCCTTTGGTTGAAAAGGTTCTTCCTTTCGGAGATTATACTGAGAAAGATATTTTAAGAATAAGTGCATGTTTGGAGGAACATATCTATCATCCTATTGCCAATGCAATTGTTAAACAAGCTGAAATTGAAGGCATTGAACACGAAGAAATGCATGGCAAGCTTCAGTATGTTGCAAGCAAAGGGATTAAATCGCAAATTGATGGTCAATCGGTTGTCATTGGAAATTATGTACTAATGCAAGACGAACAGGTAAGAATTAGTTCTGAGCAGCTGGCCTTGATTGAGCAATATAAGACTCATTACAATTTATTGTTTTTGGCTTATAAGAAAGAATTAATTGGGATGTTTTGTATCCACACTCCCTTGAGAAGCGAGGCGAAAGTTGCATTGAAAAAGCTAAAGCGCCAAGGGAAAAAACTGATTCTGGCAACTGGTGATACGTTGGCTAGAACAGAAGAGTTGGTTAAAGATCTGCCATTTGACAACGTTTATACTGATTTAAAACCAGATGGTAAGTTTCAGTTGGTTCAGGAATTACAGAAAGCTGGCCGAACTATTTTGATGGTTGGAGACGGGTTAAACGACTCTGCTGCCTTGACGCTTGCAGATATTGGGGTTGTGATGAATGAAAGTGCTGATATTTCTAAGCAGATGAGTGATATTTTATTATTAGATAATCGTTTAGATTTCTTCGAGGAATTGAATTCTTTATCTGAATCGTTGCAGAAATTAATTCAAAGAAATATTCAAGAAACAGTTGTAATAAATGGAAGTTTAATTGGATTTGGGTTGTTAAATTGGTTAAGCCCATCTAATCTTTCGATATTGCACAATCTGACTACTTTAAGAATCGTCCTTCGTAGTCTTTCTATTAAAAGTAGGTAA
- the cadX gene encoding Cd(II)/Zn(II)-sensing metalloregulatory transcriptional regulator CadX: MKKDSICQVDVINQQNVTTATNYLEKEKVQKSLRILSKFTDNKQINIIFYLLAVEELCVCDIACLLNLSMASASHHLRKLANQNILDTRREGKIIYYFIKDEEIKDFFNQLG; the protein is encoded by the coding sequence ATGAAAAAAGATAGTATCTGTCAAGTGGATGTTATAAATCAACAAAATGTTACAACCGCAACGAACTACCTTGAAAAGGAAAAAGTCCAAAAATCACTTCGCATTTTATCAAAATTTACCGATAATAAACAGATAAATATCATTTTTTATCTCCTTGCCGTCGAAGAACTCTGTGTCTGCGATATAGCCTGTTTATTAAATCTCAGTATGGCATCTGCCTCCCACCATCTTCGTAAACTAGCCAATCAAAACATCTTGGACACTAGAAGAGAGGGGAAAATTATATATTATTTTATAAAAGATGAGGAAATCAAAGACTTTTTTAATCAACTAGGATAA
- a CDS encoding GNAT family N-acetyltransferase, with the protein MISLELMSEENSIDVYSFEKENREYFERSLPPRPAHYFDSESFKEITRELLREQENHDVYMHLIRDTQGVMVGRINLSVLGKDRKTAELGYRIGENVTNLGYASEAVKLVLEKAFTTYGLHKIIAGTATYNLASQRVLLKNGFTFSKIIENDFQMNNEWINTAVFEIRNL; encoded by the coding sequence ATGATAAGTTTAGAGTTGATGTCTGAAGAAAATAGCATAGATGTTTATTCTTTTGAAAAAGAAAATAGAGAGTATTTTGAGCGAAGTTTACCTCCTAGACCAGCTCACTATTTTGATTCAGAAAGTTTTAAAGAAATTACAAGGGAATTGTTAAGGGAACAAGAGAATCATGATGTCTACATGCATCTTATTAGAGATACACAAGGTGTTATGGTTGGAAGAATCAATTTAAGTGTTTTAGGGAAGGATAGAAAAACAGCAGAACTTGGATATAGGATTGGAGAAAATGTTACTAATTTAGGATATGCCAGCGAAGCGGTTAAACTCGTTTTAGAAAAGGCCTTTACTACTTATGGTTTACATAAGATTATTGCGGGGACGGCAACGTACAATCTGGCTTCTCAGAGAGTGCTTTTAAAAAATGGTTTTACCTTTAGTAAAATCATAGAAAATGACTTTCAAATGAATAACGAGTGGATTAATACGGCAGTATTTGAGATAAGGAATCTATAG
- a CDS encoding DUF6287 domain-containing protein, giving the protein MKIGKGINWLLILLCSLIPIVLISSLFFFFNHKKQDAEVVNTPTTEQRSTTSTTTTSSTTTSLTTTQDSITTTEEERTSTQEEKTNAESKKIDEQAILNGDFSTLVGTWRNGLGQEFTFDKNGLVNSGNIEKVSMGNHGTIEFSVRSGFTGYGMSVYPAGLIIDGLDSDLSKNRLTAGQAAPTKSEQVFYKVD; this is encoded by the coding sequence ATGAAAATAGGAAAAGGCATAAATTGGCTTTTGATTTTGTTATGTTCCTTAATCCCTATAGTGCTGATAAGTTCTCTCTTCTTCTTTTTTAATCATAAGAAGCAAGATGCAGAAGTAGTGAATACTCCTACAACGGAACAGCGTTCTACTACTAGTACGACAACGACTAGTTCGACAACCACTAGTTTAACGACTACCCAAGATAGTATTACTACTACGGAGGAGGAAAGAACTTCGACACAAGAAGAGAAAACGAATGCTGAATCAAAAAAAATAGATGAGCAAGCCATTCTAAATGGAGATTTCTCTACTCTAGTTGGAACGTGGAGAAATGGACTTGGCCAAGAGTTTACATTCGATAAAAATGGATTAGTAAACAGTGGAAACATTGAGAAAGTGAGCATGGGTAACCATGGAACTATTGAATTCAGTGTTAGATCTGGTTTTACAGGGTATGGAATGAGTGTTTACCCTGCTGGACTTATTATAGATGGGTTAGATTCTGACTTAAGTAAAAACAGGCTTACTGCTGGTCAAGCTGCTCCAACTAAATCAGAACAAGTTTTTTATAAAGTAGACTAA
- a CDS encoding glycoside hydrolase family 31 protein, which yields MKIFKGEFYRISVLTDKLVRLEYSQTGSFEDRTTQLIYNRDFGQVSLDYIETSNVLDIMTDYFHLHFNKGEFNAENLFIELKGNFAVYGSRWYFGESIETLKGTARTLDEADGAISLEDGIISRNGIALLDDSQGFIWDEQSGYIERENQIDLYFFAYGHDYRGAIRDFYHLTGSTPLLPRYALGNWWSRYWPYTSDEYLDLIDRFETEKIPLSIGVLDMDWHITEIPARFGSGWTGYSWNRNLIPNPEQLLQQLHDRKLKLSLNVHPADGIRAYEEAYPRVAKRLGLNVELEEPAIFDFFNPSFRESYFKDVHYELEKQGVDFWWIDWQQGTQGMLDPLWLLNHYHYQDSCKNAEGGLILSRYAGPGSHRYPVGFSGDTIISWNSLRFQPYFTATASNIGYSWWSHDIGGHMLGDYDEELQTRWLQFGVFSPITRLHSSRSPFNSKEPWFFSETTSKIMKKYLCLRHQMLPYLYTMNVKTHEEGAPLISPMYYFYPENDESYNVPNQYFFGTELMVAPIVEKMDLVFQSAKVDVWFPEGEWYDFFSEKKYTGGVKLSVYRDISTIPVFAKSGAIIPLVGSEIDMGVDLPEVVDWYVFPGKQHSFEMIEDQNGQRYKTRLSIDWEMGMVELVLQGDSSIVPSNRRHRIHFKGTNVSIIELPNKNDTAKFEWKDNKIPSLNDEVFRLLKTASLPYELKDRLLNQFINTKNSHELMNILHRQDEELRGRLLEMIFTSEN from the coding sequence TTGAAAATTTTTAAGGGAGAGTTTTATCGAATCTCTGTATTAACAGACAAGTTAGTAAGGTTAGAATACTCTCAAACTGGAAGTTTTGAGGATAGAACTACACAACTTATCTATAATAGAGATTTTGGTCAAGTTTCGTTAGATTATATCGAGACATCAAACGTACTAGATATTATGACGGACTATTTTCATCTGCACTTTAATAAAGGAGAATTTAACGCCGAAAATTTATTTATAGAATTAAAAGGAAATTTTGCCGTATATGGTAGTCGCTGGTATTTTGGTGAATCTATTGAAACGTTAAAAGGAACAGCTCGGACTCTGGATGAGGCAGATGGAGCAATCTCGTTAGAAGATGGAATTATTAGCCGAAATGGTATTGCCTTACTGGATGATTCTCAAGGATTTATTTGGGATGAACAGTCTGGTTATATTGAGAGAGAAAATCAAATTGACCTGTATTTCTTTGCCTATGGGCATGATTATAGAGGAGCAATCAGAGACTTTTACCATTTGACTGGTTCAACACCCTTGTTGCCAAGATATGCTTTAGGCAATTGGTGGAGTAGATATTGGCCTTATACGTCGGATGAATACTTGGATTTAATAGACAGATTTGAAACAGAGAAAATTCCATTATCTATCGGTGTTTTAGATATGGATTGGCATATAACTGAAATTCCAGCCCGTTTTGGAAGTGGGTGGACAGGATATAGTTGGAATAGAAACTTAATACCAAATCCAGAACAGTTATTGCAACAACTTCATGATAGAAAGTTAAAACTCTCTTTAAATGTCCATCCTGCTGATGGTATACGGGCTTATGAAGAAGCTTATCCTCGGGTCGCAAAACGATTAGGGTTAAATGTAGAATTAGAGGAACCTGCTATTTTTGATTTTTTTAATCCATCTTTTAGAGAATCCTACTTTAAAGATGTTCATTATGAGCTAGAAAAGCAGGGAGTAGATTTTTGGTGGATTGACTGGCAACAAGGGACTCAAGGTATGTTGGATCCACTGTGGCTTTTAAACCATTATCACTATCAGGATAGTTGTAAAAATGCAGAAGGTGGTTTGATTTTATCAAGATATGCAGGTCCTGGCAGTCATCGCTACCCTGTTGGTTTTTCAGGAGATACTATTATTAGTTGGAATTCGTTAAGATTTCAACCTTATTTTACAGCGACAGCATCTAATATTGGTTATAGTTGGTGGAGTCATGATATTGGTGGGCACATGCTTGGAGATTATGACGAAGAATTACAAACTAGATGGCTACAGTTTGGTGTTTTTAGTCCGATTACTCGATTACATAGTTCTAGAAGTCCCTTTAATAGTAAAGAACCTTGGTTTTTTTCAGAAACAACATCTAAGATTATGAAGAAATACCTTTGTTTGAGACATCAGATGCTTCCATATCTATATACCATGAATGTAAAGACACATGAGGAAGGTGCCCCATTAATCAGCCCAATGTATTATTTCTACCCAGAGAATGATGAGAGCTATAATGTTCCTAATCAATACTTTTTTGGAACAGAACTGATGGTGGCTCCCATTGTAGAAAAGATGGATTTGGTATTCCAATCTGCAAAAGTAGATGTATGGTTCCCTGAAGGTGAATGGTATGACTTCTTTTCAGAGAAAAAATATACAGGTGGTGTAAAGTTGAGTGTTTATAGAGATATTTCGACGATACCTGTGTTCGCAAAAAGTGGTGCAATCATTCCCTTGGTTGGTTCTGAGATAGATATGGGTGTTGATTTACCTGAAGTTGTAGATTGGTATGTATTCCCGGGCAAACAACATTCTTTTGAAATGATTGAAGATCAAAATGGTCAAAGATACAAAACAAGATTATCAATCGATTGGGAAATGGGAATGGTAGAGTTAGTATTACAAGGAGATTCTAGTATCGTTCCAAGTAATAGAAGGCATAGAATTCATTTTAAAGGAACGAATGTGTCTATAATTGAATTGCCAAATAAGAATGATACAGCTAAATTCGAATGGAAAGATAATAAAATTCCATCTCTAAATGATGAAGTTTTTAGACTACTAAAGACGGCTTCTCTACCATATGAATTAAAAGATAGATTGTTAAATCAATTCATTAATACGAAAAATTCTCATGAGTTAATGAATATCTTGCATCGTCAGGACGAGGAATTGAGAGGGCGTTTGTTAGAAATGATATTTACTAGTGAAAACTAA
- a CDS encoding FxLYD domain-containing protein, translating into MGKKLLGVVSILLLMLLLIFNASKNNNNTYDNEFLTSLAKGLDKRWEFVAKREYDKESLKNYRICVDYELNELKKYKNREFENPELKKLADTYIDVLKNEKETAINRKYLDRIFRNEWNKLQYKRYELLLDINSISEIPVQDKNSLNNILRSGEAVKEFNRVYGILVDTFDAKNFVVEEVEDGSEKEKRYVGNFENTTGHRINYIDINISFYDENDKIYSGFKFETRYLWENGTKKSFEFSIPDSDKRFKYFKVNLGENSFRYE; encoded by the coding sequence GTGGGGAAAAAACTATTAGGTGTAGTTTCAATACTTCTACTAATGCTTTTGCTTATATTTAATGCAAGTAAAAACAACAATAATACCTATGATAATGAATTTCTAACTTCGTTAGCAAAAGGGTTAGATAAACGTTGGGAGTTTGTTGCCAAAAGGGAGTATGATAAAGAATCACTAAAAAACTATAGAATCTGTGTGGATTATGAACTAAATGAACTTAAGAAATATAAAAATCGAGAGTTCGAAAATCCTGAGTTAAAGAAACTAGCTGACACCTATATTGATGTCCTTAAGAATGAAAAGGAAACGGCAATAAATCGAAAATACTTGGATAGAATCTTTAGAAACGAGTGGAACAAACTCCAATATAAACGTTATGAATTACTTTTAGATATTAATTCAATAAGTGAAATCCCTGTTCAAGATAAAAATAGTTTAAATAATATATTGAGGTCCGGTGAAGCTGTTAAAGAATTTAATAGAGTTTACGGAATATTAGTAGATACGTTTGATGCAAAGAACTTTGTAGTTGAAGAGGTTGAAGATGGATCAGAAAAAGAGAAACGATACGTGGGGAATTTTGAAAATACTACAGGTCATCGCATCAATTACATTGATATAAATATTTCTTTTTATGATGAAAATGATAAAATTTATTCTGGTTTTAAGTTTGAAACAAGATATTTATGGGAAAATGGAACTAAAAAAAGCTTTGAATTCTCGATTCCAGATTCAGACAAGAGGTTCAAATATTTTAAGGTTAATTTGGGTGAAAACAGTTTTAGGTATGAGTAG
- a CDS encoding DUF6110 family protein — MLKEVLNVAKVAKKSSLFLGGVAFGTLGLKVLASKEAKKGYSKALAKAYKLKDGLDASVSVVKQHGDDVLQDAKYLYEQEKKEEQLDSLTGE; from the coding sequence ATGTTAAAAGAAGTATTAAACGTCGCAAAAGTTGCGAAAAAATCATCTCTCTTCTTAGGAGGGGTAGCATTTGGGACGCTTGGCTTGAAAGTCTTAGCAAGTAAAGAAGCTAAGAAAGGCTATTCTAAGGCCTTGGCTAAAGCTTACAAATTGAAAGATGGACTGGATGCATCTGTTTCTGTTGTAAAACAACACGGTGATGATGTTTTACAAGACGCTAAATATTTATACGAACAGGAAAAGAAAGAAGAACAATTAGATAGCCTGACAGGTGAATAA
- a CDS encoding Fic family protein: MVKNQYESYKYIDPNHQYTYPNSTVLINKQNVTNIEEAYRNEHLFVTKRLADLRLKAIEVYSMSNILAIHNYLFQDVYAWSGQYRKVNISKSGNPFMSIQSFNAAETYINHLIHSYHQTANSKDEIIKHLAKILDNLNYFHPFREGNGRTQREVIRSLALLKGYSAQIRVEQDDEVYNLYMDGTVYGDLGKLEELFGKILKEI, translated from the coding sequence TTGGTTAAAAATCAATACGAAAGCTATAAGTACATTGACCCTAATCACCAATATACCTATCCAAATTCCACAGTCTTAATCAACAAACAAAATGTTACAAATATTGAAGAAGCCTACCGAAATGAACACTTATTCGTTACTAAAAGACTTGCAGACTTGCGCTTGAAAGCCATTGAAGTCTATTCCATGAGTAATATTTTAGCCATTCATAACTATTTGTTTCAAGACGTTTATGCCTGGTCAGGACAATATCGCAAGGTGAATATCTCTAAAAGTGGTAATCCTTTTATGTCGATACAGTCGTTTAATGCTGCAGAAACTTATATAAATCATCTCATTCATTCCTATCATCAAACTGCCAACTCAAAAGATGAAATCATTAAACATTTAGCAAAAATTCTTGATAATCTTAATTATTTCCATCCCTTTCGAGAAGGAAATGGACGAACTCAACGAGAAGTTATTCGTTCCTTAGCACTATTAAAAGGGTATTCTGCACAAATACGAGTGGAACAAGATGATGAAGTTTACAACCTTTATATGGACGGAACTGTCTATGGAGACTTAGGGAAGCTAGAAGAATTATTTGGTAAAATATTAAAAGAAATATAG
- a CDS encoding CadD family cadmium resistance transporter gives MIQNVVTSIILYSGTAVDLLIILMLFFAKRKSRKDIINIYLGQFLGSVSLILISLLFAFVLNYIPSKEILGLLGLIPIFLGLKVLLLGDSDGEAIAKDGLRKDDKNLIFLVAMITFASCGADNIGVFVPYFITLNLANLIVALLTFLVMIYLLVFSAQKLAQVPSVGETLEKYSRWFIAVVYLGLGMYILIENNSFDMLRTVFS, from the coding sequence ATGATTCAAAATGTTGTTACTTCAATAATCCTGTATTCTGGGACAGCCGTAGACTTACTTATTATCCTAATGTTATTTTTTGCCAAAAGAAAAAGCAGAAAGGACATCATTAACATCTATTTAGGACAATTTCTAGGCTCTGTTAGTCTAATATTGATAAGTTTGCTTTTTGCATTTGTCTTAAATTATATTCCTAGTAAAGAGATTTTAGGTTTGCTCGGTTTGATTCCAATTTTCCTAGGCCTCAAAGTTTTGCTTTTAGGAGATTCTGATGGAGAAGCTATTGCAAAAGATGGTTTGCGCAAAGATGATAAAAACCTGATTTTTCTAGTCGCTATGATTACTTTTGCAAGTTGTGGTGCTGACAATATTGGTGTTTTTGTCCCATATTTTATTACCTTAAATTTAGCGAATTTGATAGTGGCTTTACTTACTTTTCTAGTCATGATTTATCTCTTGGTTTTTTCTGCCCAAAAGTTGGCACAAGTCCCTTCTGTTGGAGAAACTTTGGAAAAATATAGCAGATGGTTTATTGCCGTTGTTTATTTAGGATTGGGGATGTATATCCTGATTGAAAACAACAGCTTTGATATGCTAAGGACTGTGTTCAGCTAG
- a CDS encoding XRE family transcriptional regulator, which yields MYQPEKLKARRKELKLTQKEIAEQLGISFQAYSAWERGVKEPSKEKVAQLEDLLKVPKGYFTQIEIVRLYNSLSNQGKEKVVVYARNLAQEEQAKKVTAISEKLYEYHVYERMSAGIGASVYDDRNFDTVYFNEELAHDFASWVSGDSMEPKYQNGSVALIRETGFDYDGAVYAVVCNNQTYIKRVYREEDGLRLVSINPKYKDIHISYEEDPRIVGIIVGNFVPMEG from the coding sequence ATGTACCAACCAGAAAAACTCAAAGCTCGGAGAAAAGAGTTAAAGCTAACACAGAAAGAAATTGCAGAGCAGCTTGGCATTAGTTTTCAGGCTTATTCAGCTTGGGAACGCGGAGTCAAGGAGCCTTCTAAAGAGAAGGTTGCTCAACTAGAAGATCTTTTAAAAGTACCAAAAGGCTATTTCACCCAAATCGAAATTGTCCGTCTCTATAATAGCCTCTCGAACCAAGGGAAAGAAAAGGTGGTAGTCTATGCCCGTAATTTGGCTCAAGAAGAACAAGCCAAGAAGGTGACTGCTATTTCAGAAAAACTCTACGAGTATCACGTCTATGAACGCATGTCGGCTGGTATCGGAGCTTCGGTTTATGATGATCGAAACTTCGATACGGTTTACTTCAATGAGGAATTAGCCCATGATTTTGCTTCCTGGGTGTCTGGAGATTCTATGGAACCCAAATATCAAAATGGTTCCGTGGCTCTGATTCGAGAGACAGGATTTGATTATGATGGTGCTGTCTATGCAGTGGTTTGCAATAACCAGACCTATATCAAACGGGTCTACCGTGAAGAAGATGGTCTGCGTCTGGTCTCTATCAATCCTAAATACAAGGATATTCACATTTCTTACGAAGAAGATCCGCGAATTGTGGGCATTATCGTGGGTAATTTTGTACCGATGGAGGGATAG